A single region of the Lotus japonicus ecotype B-129 chromosome 4, LjGifu_v1.2 genome encodes:
- the LOC130710839 gene encoding protein CYPRO4 — translation MGTSQSREGLEFTDSDSDHEHEHEQHDEDAQPSIPNQLDEVDAKLKALKLKYSSSSSSPSNSDSKTQTPLTRNAVKLYLHIGGNTPNAKWILSDKRTFYKFIKSDDGDDDGDDGDDGGYWFLKVGSKVRARVSTEMQLKMFGDQRRVDFVSDGVWALKFLTDEFYRRFVTEFQDCMFENVYGLAATEENKLKVYGKEFIGWVKPEAADDSVWEDAVSDEGGSGSGSGSGKTPERPRGDLMEEFEEAANGGVHTVTLGALDNSFLVNDTGVRVYRNFDRGIQDKGVAVKFGGGGSLRGTTTPNKALLMRAETNMMLMSPLNSGKPHASRLHQMDIETGKIVTEWKFEKDGADITMRDITNDTKGSQLDPSESTFLGLDDNRLCQWDMREKKGMVQNIAGSGSPVLHWSQGHQFSRGTNFQCFATTGDGSIVVGSVDGKIRLYSKTSMRMAKTAFPGLGSPITSVDVTFDGKWVLGTTDTYLVLICTLFTDKDGKTKTGFGGRMGNKIGAPRLLKLTPLDSHLAGTGNKFHGGHFSWVTENGKQERHLVATVGKFSVIWDFQQVKNSAHECYRNQQGLKSCYCYKIVLKDESIVESRFMHDNFAVSDSPEAPLVVATPMKVSSISMSGKRHG, via the exons ACACGAACAACACGACGAAGACGCACAACCTTCCATACCAAACCAGCTCGATGAAGTTGATGCCAAACTCAAAGCCTTGAAACTCAAatactcttcttcttcttcttcaccttcgAATTCAGATTCGAAAACACAGACTCCTCTTACCAGAAACGCCGTCAAGCTTTACCTTCACATCGGCGGCAACACTCCCAATGCCAAGTGGATCCTCTCCGACAAACGCACTTTCTACAAATTCATCAAATCCGACGACGGCGATGATGACGGTGACGACGGTGATGATGGCGGTTATTGGTTTCTTAAAGTCGGTTCCAAGGTTCGCGCTAGGGTTTCCACCGAGATGCAATTGAAGATGTTCGGCGACCAACGCCGCGTCGATTTCGTCTCCGACGGTGTCTGGGCTCTCAAATTCCTCACCGACGAGTTCTACCGGAGATTCGTGACCGAGTTTCAGGACTGTATGTTCGAGAACGTGTACGGCCTCGCCGCCACTGAGGAGAATAAGTTGAAGGTTTACGGCAAGGAGTTTATCGGCTGGGTGAAGCCGGAGGCGGCTGATGATTCGGTGTGGGAGGACGCGGTTTCCGATGAGGgtggttctggttctggttctggttctggtaAGACCCCTGAACGGCCTAGAGGGGATTTGATGGAGGAGTTTGAAGAGGCTGCGAATGGAGGGGTTCATACTGTTACGTTGGGGGCTCTTGATAACAGCTTCTTGGTTAACGACACCGGCGTTCGCGTTTACCGGAATTTTGACCGGGGGATTCAAGATAAGGGTGTGGCGGTGAAATTTGGCGGGGGTGGGAGTCTCCGGGGGACGACGACGCCGAATAAGGCTTTACTGATGAGGGCGGAGACTAATATGATGCTCATGAGTCCCCTCAATAGTGGGAAGCCTCATGCTTCGAGGCTTCACCAGATGGATATTGAGACTGGGAAGATTGTCACGGAGTGGAAGTTTGAGAAGGATGGGGCTGATATTACTATGAGGGATATTACCAATGATACTAAAGGGTCACAGCTAGACCCTTCGGAATCCACGTTTTTGGGGTTGGATGATAACAGGCTGTGCCAATGGGATATGAGGGAGAAGAAAGGGATGGTTCAGAACATTGCCGGTTCTGGTTCCCCTGTGTTGCATTGGAGCCAGGGGCATCAGTTCTCGCGAGGGACTAATTTTCAGTGCTTTGCGACGACTGGGGATGGTTCCATTGTGGTGGGTTCTGTGGATGGGAAGATAAGGTTGTACTCGAAGACGTCGATGAGGATGGCTAAGACTGCTTTTCCGGGGCTTGGGTCGCCGATCACCAGCGTTGATGTTACTTTCGATGGAAAGTGGGTGCTGGGAACCACTGATACTTATTTGGTGCTGATTTGTACCTTGTTCACTGATAAAGATGGGAAGACCAAGACTGGGTTTGGTGGTCGTATGGGAAACAAGATAGGTGCTCCCAGATTGTTGAAGCTGACCCCTCTGGATTCACATTTAGCTGGCACGGGCAATAAGTTTCATGGTGGCCACTTCTCATGG gTTACTGAGAATGGTAAACAAGAACGCCACCTTGTTGCGACTGTTGGCAAGTTcagtgtgatatgggatttccaGCAGGTAAAGAACAGTGCTCATGAATGTTACAGGAATCAACAAGGACTGAAGAGCTGCTACTGTTATAAGATAGTACTGAAAGATGAGTCAATTGTAGAATCACGATTTATGCATGACAACTTTGCTGTTAGTGACTCCCCTGAAGCTCCGTTGGTGGTGGCAACTCCTATGAAAGTCAGCTCTATCAGCATGTCTGGAAAACGACATGGTTAA